A region of the Kribbella sp. NBC_01245 genome:
TCTTCCTGGCGTTCAACCTCCAGTCGGGTGGTTCGCTGCGCGGCTGGGCGATTCCCACCGCGACCGATATCGCGTTCGCGCTGGCCGTGCTCGCGGTGGTCGGCCGGTTCCTGCCGTCGGCGTTGCGGACGTTCCTGCTGACGCTGGCCGTGGTCGATGACCTGCTCGCGATCGTCATCATCGCCGTCTTCTACACCGCGCATCTCTCGGTCGGTCCGTTGCTGTTGGCCCTTATTCCGTTGGGCTTGTTCACGTTGCTGGTCCAGCGGCGAGTGCGGTCGTGGTGGTTGTTGCTGCCGTTGGCAGGCGCGACTTGGACGTTGGTCCACGCGTCGGGTGTGCACGCCACGGTGGCGGGCGTACTGCTGGGATTCGCGGTGCCGGTCATCCGAAGTCATCGCGCGGGCGGACCCGAGGCCGGTCCCGGGTTGGCGGAGCACTTCGAGCATCGGTTCCGCCCGTTGTCGGCGGCTGTCGCGGTTCCGGTGTTCGCGTACTTCGCCGCAGGCGTGGCGATTGGCGGCTCGGATGGTGGTTTGGGTGCCGCGTTCTCCGATCCAGTGGCCATCGGGATCGTCGCCGGGCTGGTGATCGGCAAGCCGATCGGCATCACGCTCGCGACCTGGTTGGTGGCCCGCTTCACCCACGCCCGGCTGGACCCGGACCTGAAATGGGTGGACGTCGTCGGCCTGGCCTCGCTGGGCGGCCTCGGCTTCACCGTGTCCCTGCTGATCGGCGAACTGGCCTACGGCGCCGGCAGCGATCGCGACGCCCACGTCAAACTCGCCGTACTCGCCGGCTCCCTGCTGTCCGCCCTCGTCGCCGCGATCATCCTCCGCCTCCGCAACCGCACCCACCGCCGAGTCCACGAAGCCGAAATCGCCGACCTCGACCACGACGGCATCCCCGACGTCTACGCCACCAACGACGACCGCTAGTGGCGGCGGGGCGGCTCATGCTCCGCTGGTAGGCAGAGTCCACGGTCACAACGACACCACAGAATGCGATCCCGAGGCCCGCAAACGCCTGCCCACCTGAGCCGCTTCAGCACCTGGCCATGCTCCCACAGCGGCTGGCCATGAAGGTCCGACCTTTTGGGTTTCTAGGGTGGGGTTATGGCGCGCGAATATGCATTGTTTGATGATGGTCGGTCCGGTGGCGTGAGTCTTGTGGTTGGCGCGGACCTGGAGTTCACGGCGGCGCGTCGGCGGGACGGGAAGAGTGTGGCCGCGGAAAGCCAGGTGATCCGGACTCCGCTGACCTCCATCGATCATCTGCTCGAGCTTTTCGGCACGAGTCCTGAGGGTGATTCCGAGGCCGCGTTGGTGCGGGCGATGACCGAACGGCTGGCGGAGGAGCCCGCTGCGTACTTTGGTGACCAGGCTTTCAGGCTGAGGTTCTGGTGTCAGCATGCCGGTGTCTCCTATGAGCTGGCTAAGGCAGACGACGCTGATGGCGAGTTCAGGGTGGTGGAGCGCCTGGAGGTCGTGCGCCGATATCCGCGCGACTCGCATGGGTTGCTGCGCACCTTCACGGTTGAGTTGGATCCGGAAACGTCTTGGGAGCACAGCCGGATCGTCTTCAACGAGTCGTACGAGCGGGCTGGTGAGCCTCTTGGTTACGGCCACAATGTGGCGACCACGCGGATTGAAATAGCGGCGCTATTTGACGGGCGAATGCCTCAACCCGACGAGGTTGCCGCCGCGTACCGCAAGCTTGTCGAGCAGGGTGAGTTCGAGCCTCGTGGCGCCCGGGATCGCGTCGCCGCGTGGTTGGAAGAGGCGGGCGTGAAGTGCAGCCGCAGTGGCGTCAATCGGGTGGTGCCGCTACCGGTGGACGGGTTGCAGGTGACGATCGGGTCCGACCGTTCGGTGGACTTCCGGGCTTCGAGCGACGCTGAGCCCGGGATGTTCTACCTGGAGACCGAGCGTGATTCGGTGGCACCACTCGTGGAGTGCCTGTCGAGGCGTGTGCCGGTCGGCGACGGCTTGCTTGACGATCGGCTGATCGCGGCCTTTGTCGGGCTGGCCAACGGCGGGCAGTTGGACGGCAGGCCGATGACCGTGCGGGACCGGCTGGCTAGCTGGTACGACGAAGCCGGCGTCCCGTACACGTGTCGCGCCTTCGGCCGTCGCCGCGACGTCGGGCTCGTGTCCGTACATCGGGATCGGACCAACTGCATCTTCACGCTGACGGTTTCGCTGGATCCGGATGGCGAGCACGAGGGGATCGGCCTGGGCGAGAAGTACGACTACCTGGCGACGCGGAATGACGCCGGCCGCGAATACGCCTATACGACGTACGCGCCTTATTCCTCGCTGGAGCGGTTGGTCGGCTACTTCGAGAAGGACGACGTACGCGAAGGCGAGCTCGAGGAGCGGCTCATCGCGTGCTTCGCCGACCTGGTCGCCCGGGGCGAACTCGGTGAGCAACTGCCGATCGAGGCGAACCACGAGCGGGCCGCGGCATGGTTCGCGGCGGCAGGCGTCCCGGCAAAGAAGAGTACCTGGTCCTGGATCAACAGCGACTAATACCTGCACGGATCGACGGTTTTGGCTGCGCTGGTCCCCGCGCGCGGACCGCCAGCTCCACACGGCGTCCGGCCGCGGAAAAGTCGTTTTCGGATTGCGTGGGTAGGTGGCAGGGTGCGGGGATGAGTTTTCGGCTGGCGGCGTATGCGGTGTGTATTGAGGACGGGCGGGTTCTGCTTGCCCATTACGTACCACCGGAGGGTGAGCGGCATTGGACGCTGCCGGGCGGCAAGGTCGAGCAGGCGGAGGATCCGTTTGATGCGGTGGTTCGGGAGGTTGCTGAGGAGACCGGGCTCGACTCGGTGGTCGAACGTCTGCTGGGCGTGGATTCGAGGGTGATCCCGGCGGCCACCGCGCGTCGGGGAGTCGAGCACCAGAATGTCGGCATCTTCTACCAAGTCCGCATTACCGGCGGTGAGCTCCGGCCTGAGCCGAATGGCGAAACCGCCGAGTCGGTCTGGACTCCGACCCCCGACGTCGCGAACCTCCGCCGATCAGGGCTGGTCGATGTGGGTCTCGCGCTGGCGCTGACCGCTCCGGCAACCGGCCATGTCGCTTCCGTCCCGGTCGGCGGACTGATCCTGCACTGATCGGTAAATGAAAACGATTGTCAACTGGGTGCTGTTGGGGCTAGCGTGCGGGGATGTCGGAGAGCGCGTGGATTGAGCGGTGGGATCGGCAGCAGGGGAATTACCTGCCTGATCGGGATGCCGCGTTGGGGATGGTGCTGGACGTCGTGGATCGCGTGGTTGGTGAGCCGGGGCGGTTGGTGGACTTGGCGTCGGGGCCGGGGTCGATCGCGGTTCGGGCGGTCAAGCGCTTCGGCAGCACTCGGGCGTTGGCGGTTGACGCGGTGTGCAGTGCGACGTCGTTGCACTACTTCAGTGCGGGTGAGTTCGCCGAGGTCGCGCGGATGTTGGCGCGTCGGATTCGGCCGGATGGCGTGTTCGTCAATCTCGATAC
Encoded here:
- a CDS encoding SAM-dependent methyltransferase, whose amino-acid sequence is MSESAWIERWDRQQGNYLPDRDAALGMVLDVVDRVVGEPGRLVDLASGPGSIAVRAVKRFGSTRALAVDAVCSATSLHYFSAGEFAEVARMLARRIRPDGVFVNLDTLRLGGEVPRLSALAATLRDHSWDGSPLGDEADDWESWWADARAEPAFAELFAERDRLAVGPTDAAPVTLPEMTEALRLAGFAEVGVLDQTADKHLIVAIR
- the nhaA gene encoding Na+/H+ antiporter NhaA → MANEVRRTPTLFSRGSWPEASRIADILRKETIGGALLLVGAVVALVWANSPWASSYESVRGFTFGPSSLHLDLSAATWAADGLLAIFFFVAGLELKREFVAGDLRTPQRAVVPIAAAVGGVLVPALFFLAFNLQSGGSLRGWAIPTATDIAFALAVLAVVGRFLPSALRTFLLTLAVVDDLLAIVIIAVFYTAHLSVGPLLLALIPLGLFTLLVQRRVRSWWLLLPLAGATWTLVHASGVHATVAGVLLGFAVPVIRSHRAGGPEAGPGLAEHFEHRFRPLSAAVAVPVFAYFAAGVAIGGSDGGLGAAFSDPVAIGIVAGLVIGKPIGITLATWLVARFTHARLDPDLKWVDVVGLASLGGLGFTVSLLIGELAYGAGSDRDAHVKLAVLAGSLLSALVAAIILRLRNRTHRRVHEAEIADLDHDGIPDVYATNDDR
- a CDS encoding NUDIX hydrolase produces the protein MSFRLAAYAVCIEDGRVLLAHYVPPEGERHWTLPGGKVEQAEDPFDAVVREVAEETGLDSVVERLLGVDSRVIPAATARRGVEHQNVGIFYQVRITGGELRPEPNGETAESVWTPTPDVANLRRSGLVDVGLALALTAPATGHVASVPVGGLILH